A portion of the Chromobacterium sp. IIBBL 290-4 genome contains these proteins:
- the cheY gene encoding chemotaxis response regulator CheY translates to MSDKNMRFLVVDDFSTMRRIVRNLLKELGFTNVDEAEDGQVALHKLKTQHFDFVVSDWNMPNMTGIELLKAVRADPQLKHLPFMMVTAEAKRENIIEAAMAGASGYIVKPFTAATMEEKMNKIFQNMNKPA, encoded by the coding sequence ATGTCAGACAAGAATATGCGATTCCTGGTAGTGGACGACTTCTCCACCATGCGAAGAATCGTCCGCAACCTGCTGAAAGAGCTGGGCTTCACCAACGTCGATGAAGCCGAGGACGGCCAAGTCGCGCTGCACAAGCTCAAGACCCAGCATTTTGACTTTGTCGTTTCCGACTGGAATATGCCCAATATGACGGGCATTGAACTACTCAAGGCCGTACGGGCGGATCCTCAGTTGAAGCATCTCCCGTTCATGATGGTGACGGCTGAAGCGAAGCGTGAAAACATCATCGAAGCCGCCATGGCAGGCGCCAGCGGCTATATCGTGAAGCCCTTCACTGCCGCCACCATGGAAGAGAAGATGAACAAGATCTTCCAGAACATGAACAAGCCAGCCTGA
- a CDS encoding chemotaxis protein yields MPSTDASLLASVDARTKLAGSNKMEILLFSLGTRETFGINVFKVREVSQTPAITKTPNMPFGVEGVLSLRGNIIPVISLAKFIGRENSGSKFDTMIVTEFNKSTQAFLVDSVDRIIRVDWDKVRAPENIMAAAGTNQNLITAITELDNGKLVSILDVEQILASVVGEPRLPDVPTAQLESDQYIFFVDDSVVARKEITGVLEKMGIKFQQATNGREAWDRLQVLAGRNWAEGECLHDYLKIILVDAEMPEMDGYVLTKLIKSDQRFKGIPVIMHSSLSSNANRAMGSSVGVDSYVAKFDPGVLAETLIPFLQR; encoded by the coding sequence ATGCCTAGCACTGACGCCTCCTTGCTTGCCAGTGTGGACGCCCGGACCAAGCTCGCCGGCTCCAACAAAATGGAGATTCTGCTGTTCTCGCTGGGAACGCGTGAGACTTTCGGCATCAATGTTTTCAAGGTGCGCGAAGTCTCGCAGACGCCGGCCATCACCAAGACGCCCAATATGCCGTTCGGGGTCGAGGGAGTGCTGTCGTTGCGCGGCAATATCATCCCGGTCATCTCGCTGGCCAAGTTCATCGGCCGAGAGAACAGCGGCAGCAAATTCGACACCATGATCGTCACCGAATTCAACAAGAGCACCCAGGCTTTTCTGGTGGACTCGGTGGATCGCATCATCCGGGTGGATTGGGACAAGGTGCGCGCGCCTGAAAACATCATGGCGGCGGCCGGCACCAATCAGAATCTGATCACGGCGATCACTGAGCTGGATAACGGCAAGCTGGTATCCATTCTGGACGTGGAGCAGATCCTGGCCAGCGTGGTGGGCGAACCGCGCCTGCCGGACGTGCCGACCGCGCAGCTGGAATCGGATCAGTACATATTCTTCGTCGACGACTCGGTGGTGGCCCGCAAGGAGATCACCGGCGTGCTGGAGAAAATGGGCATCAAGTTCCAGCAGGCCACCAATGGCCGCGAAGCCTGGGACCGCTTGCAAGTGCTGGCGGGCCGGAATTGGGCGGAAGGCGAATGCCTGCACGACTATCTGAAGATCATCCTGGTCGATGCCGAAATGCCGGAAATGGATGGTTATGTATTGACCAAATTGATTAAATCGGATCAGCGCTTCAAAGGCATTCCGGTGATCATGCACTCCTCGCTGTCCTCCAACGCCAACCGGGCGATGGGCTCCAGCGTAGGCGTGGACTCTTATGTCGCGAAGTTCGATCCGGGCGTTCTGGCAGAAACTTTGATTCCATTCCTGCAAAGGTAA
- a CDS encoding chemotaxis protein produces the protein MSELLKKIDARTKLAGTNKLEILLFSLGHDQRTGRKEIFGINVFKVREVMRTPEITSAPEMPSSVEGMVSLRGALVPVIDLAKYAGIVTSNRPEIMIVTEYNGHTQGFLVEAVDTILRLDWSAMRVPPDMITNRMAGLVTAVTELDNGTLVMMMDVEKVLAETSIIDDGHSFINIEPVKEERRIFFADDSAVARKQIERTLEAMNIRYTYAINGMRGWEDLQKMAQQSEAAGRKLSDELHLVLTDVEMPEMDGYMLTKMIKSDPRFAGIPVLMHSSLSGSSNQKLGESVGVDSYVSKFEPQKLASKLRQMLKLEPSN, from the coding sequence GTGTCAGAGCTTCTCAAAAAAATCGACGCCAGAACCAAACTGGCCGGCACCAACAAGCTGGAAATCCTATTGTTCTCCTTGGGGCATGATCAGCGTACGGGTCGCAAGGAAATATTTGGTATCAATGTATTCAAGGTGCGCGAGGTGATGCGCACGCCGGAAATCACCTCCGCCCCGGAAATGCCATCCTCCGTGGAAGGCATGGTCAGCCTGCGCGGCGCGCTGGTGCCGGTGATTGATCTGGCCAAGTATGCGGGCATTGTCACCAGCAATCGCCCGGAAATCATGATCGTCACCGAATACAACGGCCACACGCAAGGCTTTCTGGTCGAGGCGGTGGACACCATCCTTCGTCTGGATTGGTCCGCCATGCGCGTGCCGCCCGACATGATCACCAATCGCATGGCGGGTCTGGTGACTGCCGTCACCGAGCTCGACAACGGCACGCTGGTCATGATGATGGACGTGGAAAAGGTGTTGGCGGAAACCAGCATCATCGACGACGGCCACAGTTTCATCAATATCGAACCGGTCAAGGAAGAGCGGCGCATCTTCTTCGCCGACGACAGCGCGGTAGCCCGCAAGCAGATCGAACGCACGCTTGAAGCGATGAATATTCGCTACACCTACGCCATCAACGGCATGCGCGGCTGGGAAGATCTGCAAAAAATGGCCCAACAGTCTGAAGCCGCCGGACGCAAGCTGTCCGACGAGCTGCACCTGGTGCTGACCGACGTGGAAATGCCCGAGATGGACGGCTATATGCTGACCAAGATGATCAAGAGCGATCCGCGTTTCGCCGGCATCCCCGTGCTGATGCACTCGTCGCTGTCCGGCTCGTCCAATCAAAAACTGGGCGAATCGGTCGGCGTGGACTCGTATGTTTCGAAATTTGAACCGCAGAAGCTCGCCAGCAAGCTGCGCCAGATGCTGAAACTGGAACCCAGCAACTAA
- a CDS encoding PAS domain-containing sensor histidine kinase → MVSSLNDQQQLEAAFEQFNAVSGQLIDAYRQLEVQVNVLNAQLDEANNQLRKQRDENAALAERLALLLQVLPAGVVELSVEGRVVVANLAAAEMLPGCQAGADWQALSGMLSRSDVDDTYALPQPEGARRLTLQYQELPASGGRIVLIHDVTRLHQLTGELASQQKLAEMGSMAAALAHQLRTPLASAMLYTANLKQDIPRAEDRARFVEKSLARMRALEGLMQNMLGYVRGQVSSLEPSDPGLLLEEVCQVLAPQCQDKGVVLDCNLLDTSAIKVMIDRKALQGALTNLLENALQFTPRGGRIGAALTASEGWAVFTVEDSGPGVPDDAMERIFEPFFTMRSGGTGLGLAIVKKVADELGGGVRCYNKPAGGACFELQLPTRGA, encoded by the coding sequence ATGGTTTCAAGCCTGAATGATCAGCAACAGCTGGAAGCGGCATTCGAACAGTTCAATGCGGTTTCAGGGCAACTCATTGATGCGTATAGGCAACTTGAGGTTCAAGTCAATGTATTGAATGCCCAGTTGGACGAGGCAAACAACCAGTTGCGCAAGCAGCGAGATGAAAATGCCGCGTTGGCGGAAAGACTCGCTTTGTTGCTGCAGGTGTTGCCCGCGGGGGTGGTGGAGTTGTCGGTGGAGGGGCGGGTGGTGGTCGCCAACCTGGCGGCGGCGGAAATGCTGCCAGGCTGCCAGGCGGGGGCCGACTGGCAGGCGTTGTCGGGAATGCTGTCAAGGTCCGACGTCGACGATACCTATGCCTTGCCGCAGCCTGAGGGCGCTCGGCGGCTGACGCTGCAATACCAGGAGCTGCCGGCATCGGGCGGGCGGATCGTCTTGATCCACGATGTGACCCGGCTGCACCAACTGACTGGCGAGCTGGCAAGCCAGCAGAAACTGGCGGAGATGGGCAGCATGGCCGCCGCGCTGGCGCATCAGCTGCGCACGCCTTTGGCGAGCGCGATGTTGTATACCGCCAATCTGAAGCAAGATATTCCAAGGGCGGAAGACCGCGCGCGCTTTGTCGAAAAAAGCCTGGCTAGAATGCGGGCGCTGGAAGGCTTGATGCAGAATATGCTGGGCTATGTGAGAGGGCAGGTTTCCTCCTTGGAGCCTTCGGATCCGGGTCTGTTGCTGGAGGAGGTTTGCCAGGTGTTGGCGCCGCAGTGCCAGGATAAAGGCGTGGTTTTGGATTGCAATCTGTTGGATACATCTGCCATAAAGGTGATGATAGACCGCAAAGCCCTGCAAGGCGCGCTCACCAATCTGCTGGAAAACGCGTTGCAATTTACGCCGCGCGGCGGAAGGATAGGAGCGGCGCTGACGGCGAGCGAGGGCTGGGCGGTCTTCACCGTCGAGGACAGCGGCCCCGGCGTTCCCGATGATGCGATGGAAAGGATATTCGAGCCTTTCTTTACGATGCGCTCAGGCGGCACGGGCTTGGGCTTGGCCATCGTCAAGAAAGTGGCGGATGAGTTGGGCGGTGGGGTGCGCTGTTACAACAAGCCGGCGGGTGGGGCCTGTTTCGAATTGCAGTTGCCGACGCGTGGCGCTTAA
- a CDS encoding STAS domain-containing protein has protein sequence MKPIVSVEGNVGLMKLIGQFDFNLHKDFRQASQELLDNGAVQEIHVDFDQVPFLDSSALGMLLLLKERAAGQKKSMILINCHEAVMQVFEIACFNKMFTIRSATQ, from the coding sequence ATGAAACCGATTGTGAGTGTCGAGGGGAATGTCGGCTTGATGAAGTTGATAGGTCAGTTCGACTTCAATCTGCACAAGGATTTCCGGCAGGCGAGCCAGGAGCTTTTGGATAATGGCGCCGTGCAGGAGATTCATGTCGATTTTGATCAGGTGCCGTTTCTGGACAGCTCCGCTTTAGGCATGTTGCTGCTGTTGAAAGAGCGAGCGGCCGGGCAAAAGAAATCGATGATTCTGATCAATTGCCATGAGGCCGTGATGCAGGTGTTTGAAATCGCCTGCTTCAACAAGATGTTCACCATCCGCTCGGCGACGCAATAG
- a CDS encoding response regulator yields MSKKILTVDDSASIRQMVSFTLKSAGYEVAEAVDGNAGLSKAQGAQFDLVLTDQNMPGMDGLTLIRSLRKQASYSSTPILMLTTESSDQMKALGRAAGASGWLVKPFDPQKLLDVVKRLVG; encoded by the coding sequence ATGTCCAAGAAAATTCTTACGGTGGACGATTCGGCATCGATTCGTCAGATGGTGAGTTTCACCCTGAAAAGCGCGGGCTACGAAGTCGCTGAGGCGGTGGACGGCAATGCGGGTTTGAGCAAGGCGCAAGGCGCTCAGTTTGATCTGGTGCTGACCGACCAGAACATGCCGGGAATGGATGGCTTGACCCTGATCCGCTCCTTGCGCAAGCAGGCCTCGTACTCCTCCACTCCCATTTTGATGCTCACCACGGAATCCAGCGACCAGATGAAGGCGCTGGGGCGGGCCGCTGGCGCTTCGGGCTGGCTGGTCAAACCGTTTGATCCGCAAAAGCTGCTCGACGTCGTCAAGCGCCTGGTCGGTTAA